The region ATTTTGTCGAAGCCTATCTTAATGTATTTCGCCCTATTATATTCGAGTAATGCTTCTCTTATCTTTCCTTCCGATTCCAGGATCTTAGCCAAATAATAGTGGGCTTCGAATTGATTTTCATCCGACTCGAGGACCGCTTCCAATTCCCGCTTTGCCAGTTCGTTCTTGCCGCCTTCCGCGAGATACACTCTGGCCCGCCAAAATCGTAGGGTTGCATTTCCCGGAAACCGATCCAATCCTTTGGAAAGGATCGTTTCGCTTTCCCGCATTTTACCTTGGAAATAGAAGGTCTTTCCTAACATTATATAGGCGGGCAAAAAGGAAGAATCCGTATCGATGACGTTCGTAAAGAACTCCGAGGATTTTTGCAATTCCCGATTTATGTAAGCCTTCTTTCCTTCTTGAAAGAGTTGAAGGACTGTCGCTTCGTCGGCCTTGCAACTCCAACTCCAGCCGATGGCAAGCGCACAAACGGATAAGACCACGCCTTGCCTTTTTGCAAGCGGACGAATCATCCGTTCCATTTCGTATCTTGGTTCAGGCTCCATGAATCACCAACAATTGAATTCTATTTTTTACTGTTTTAGAAGATCGTCGGAATATATTTCTTTTTGAATCAGCTTGATTCGATTCGCGGCTCTCATTTTTCCGACGATCACTTTCTTGCGATCTTCCGCGGCTTCCAAAAGAGCTTTTATCTTTATGGAAAGAGCGGAATTTCTAAGTTTTCTTTTTATCTCGTCGGGATTTTTTTCTTTTAGTAATTCCTTGTTTGCGGCATAATATTTTTCGAGTAAGGCTTCGTCGATTTCCGTATCGGATGCGTTTTCCAAAACTTTTAAGCGACCGGATTCCTTATCCAGATAATAGGAAATGACGGCTCTCCGTACGAACGGCCATAGATACCGATTCATCTCTCTGGAATCGATATCCGTCTTGGCGAGTGCTTCGTTTAAAAGTACGGTTTCTTCGGCATACGCTTCTAAAGCCCCCATCACTTCCTTCGGCTCCGGCAAATCGTATTTTCCCGCTAACACTTTTCTCTCGAATAAGAATTCTTCTCGAAATTTCTTTGCAGAATATTCGGTGCCGTTCAGGGAAAAAACGGGCGGAGACCCCTTTCGTTCGGAGATCCAAGCGTTGATCGTTTTGGATAGTTCCAATTTAGGGGAACAGGTCGTAAGGAAAAGTATGGAAAGGAATGATAATCGCTGGTACATGTTCCGCATTTTATCGAGTTATCTCCCTGATTTTTCCATGAGCATCCTTGATCTGCGCTCCGTATCGCAGAGGCTCGGCTAATTCAATGAATTTTTCGTAATATTCAATCGCTTCTTTACCCGATTTCAAAGAAGAAGCTACGATACCTGCATTATAAAATGCTTCGGGAAAATCGTTCGAAAATGCCTTTTTATAATTCTCGAGGGCGGCTTTACGCTTATTTAGTTTTTGGTATGAGACCCCTAGATTGAAGTAACCCATTTTATACTGAGGATCGATTTCCACACTTTTTGCAAAGAAAACGATCGCTTCCTCTACTCTTTCCTTTATTAATAGAGAAGCGCCTACGTTACTAGCATATTCCGGATTTTTCGGATCGAGTTGAACGGCTTCTAAAAAGTATTCTTTCGCTCCTTCGGAATTGCCATTCCGGAATTCGATGAGGCCTAACGTGTTTTTCTTCTCTGCATTCATGCGATTCTGATCAATACTATCGCAATTGAGAAGCAAGCAGACAAGTCCGATTGCAAAAGTTTCCTTATATTTAAAATATCTTTGCAATTTTTAGAGTGCCTTCAAATAGCTGTTAGAAACTTTACACATCCTGTCTGTGTCAAGAAATAAATAAAATATATAAAGAAAGCTACTTGGTACACTATGTATTCGAAATTGATATATTATTTTTTCATTTTTCCTTCATTCTCGGTTTTTTTAAATTGTTCTAGTCTTTTTGGGATATATTTCTCGGCCACGTCTACGATTCGATCTACGCCGGTGGATGGGAAAAGTCTGGTAGCTGGAGAACGAATTTTAGTTCTGCGATTCGTTTCTAAGTCGGCCAATCAGCCGAGCGTTTCTTCTTCCTTATTTTCCGATAATTTGACTCTCTTTCTTGAGATGGAGGGTTTTCAGACGATTCAGTC is a window of Leptospira inadai serovar Lyme str. 10 DNA encoding:
- a CDS encoding tetratricopeptide repeat protein; protein product: MIRPLAKRQGVVLSVCALAIGWSWSCKADEATVLQLFQEGKKAYINRELQKSSEFFTNVIDTDSSFLPAYIMLGKTFYFQGKMRESETILSKGLDRFPGNATLRFWRARVYLAEGGKNELAKRELEAVLESDENQFEAHYYLAKILESEGKIREALLEYNRAKYIKIGFDKIHRDLGKLYEEVGLPEKAAIERNSLAEAKK
- a CDS encoding tetratricopeptide repeat protein; translated protein: MNAEKKNTLGLIEFRNGNSEGAKEYFLEAVQLDPKNPEYASNVGASLLIKERVEEAIVFFAKSVEIDPQYKMGYFNLGVSYQKLNKRKAALENYKKAFSNDFPEAFYNAGIVASSLKSGKEAIEYYEKFIELAEPLRYGAQIKDAHGKIREITR